DNA from Amorphoplanes friuliensis DSM 7358:
CAGCTGGCTGCTCTCATCGCACGGGCCGCGCGGGCGCCGGCCGGGCTGGTGCACTTCGTCGAGGGTGAGCGGCTGCGGATCTACGGCGGTTACGGGCTGGCCGTGCGGTGGGAGGATGTCGCCGACACGCAGCTCAAGGACACCCTGGCCGGTCTGTTGATCGAGACCGGGGAGCCGCTGGTGATCGGCAACCTGGCCACCGATCCGCGCGTTCCGCCCGGTTCGCCCATCCGGGCGCACGGGATGACGGGCGCCTATCTGGGTTATCCGGTACGCGACGACACCGGCACCATCGTCGGCATCTGCTGCGCGCTCGACACGGAGCCGCACGAGTGGACCGACAACGACGTCGCCGCGGTGGCCGAGGCGGCCCATGTCAGCACGCTGCTGATCACTGAGCAGATCGCGCGGCTGGAGATCGACCGGCAGCGGCGGTTCCTCGACGCGGTGGTCGACAGCCTGCACGACGGTGTCACCGCCTGCGACGCCGACGGCAACATCGTGCTGGTCAACGCGCGGATGCAGAAGCTCTGGGGCGGCGCGCAGGTGCCCGGTGGCCTGGACGACGAAGCGGCGATCGCGGGTCTGACCGATGCCGACGGCAATCCGATCCGGCGGGACGACATCGGGCTGTTCCGGGCTCTGCGCGGCGAACGGCTGCGTGACGAGGAGCTGGTGCTGCAGGGGCGCGGCCGCCGCACCCGGTACTACCTGGTCGACGCCCAGCCGATCCTGGGACCGGACGGGCGGACCGTCGGCGCGGTGCAGGCCGTGCAGGACGTGACCCGGCGGCGGCGGGCCGAGCGGTTCCGGACGTGCGAGCTCGCCGTGGTCACCGCGCTGGCGGCCGCGCGTACGGTCGAGGCGGCCGGGCCGCGGGTGCTCGAGGCGGTCGTGCGCACGCTGGGCTGGACCCACGCCGAGTTGTGGCTCGTCGACGAGCCGGCCGGGGTGATCCGGTCCGCCGCGAGCTGGCATTCCCCCAGCTGGCAGGCGGACATCGACGTACCGGAGGAGTTGCCGTTCGGGACCGGGTTGCCGGGCCGGGCGTGGCAGGCCGGGAAGCCGCTGTGGATCCGCGACGTCGGGCGCCCGCAGAGTTTGATCTCGCCGGAGACCGCTGCGTCGTCGAAGCTGCACACCGCGCTCGCCATCCCGGTGCGCAACGGGCTGGAGCCGCTCGGGGTGCTGGTCGCGTTCGCGGACACCATCGAGGACCCCGAGGACGAGCTGGTCGCGCTGATGTCGGGCATCTCCGCGCAGATCGCGCAGTTCATCGACCGGCGGGTCGTCGAGGACCTGACGCTGCAGCTGACGCGCAGCAAGAACGAGTACCTCGCGCTGGTCGGGCACGAGCTGCGCACGCCGCTGACGTCGATCGCGGCGTACACGGAGCTGTTGCGCGACGCCGACGCCGACACGCTGATCAAGGACGGGCCGCGGCTGCTCGAGGTCATCGACCGCAACTCCACGCAGCTGCGGCACATCATCAACGAGCTGCTGGAACTGTCCGCGCTGGACACCGGGCACGCCTCGGTGCAGCTCACACCGGTCAACCTGGCCGAGGTGGTGCGCGAGTCGGTGCAGGGCACGCGCGACGCCGTGGCGGACGAGCCGGTCACCCTGGTGGACGACCTGCCGGCCGAGCTGGTGCTGCCCGGCGACCGCAAGCGGCTGCGGCAGGTCCTCGACAACCTGCTCGGCAACGCGGTCAAGTACAGCCCCGACGGCGGGCGGATCAAGGTCACGCTGCGGACCGTCGGCCGGACGGCCGAGCTCGCCGTCTCCGACACCGGCATCGGGGTCTCGCAGGAGGAACGCGAGAAGATGTTCACCGGCCTCTACCGCACCAGCCGGGCCCGGGACCGGGCGATCCCCGGCAGCGGCCTCGGCCTGACGCTGAGCCGCGCAGTGGTCGAGCGGCACCACGGGACGATCGAGCTGACCGACCACGAGGGACCGGGCACCACGGTGCTGGTCCGGCTGCCGCTCGACGCTCGTTGACAACTCCTTGACAGTTGTGACCCTGTTCACAGGGGCGCAGCCGGAGAAGGATGACGGTCATGACTCGGTGGACTCCTGACCCGACCTTCTATCCCTCTCCGCGCGACGCGGCGGGTGCTCCCGCCGAGCAGCTGGCGTACGTCGCCGCGTTCGACCGTTCCGCCCGGCAGCCGGACGCGATCGCCGTCGTGGACACCGATCCGGCATCCGACCGGTACGGCTCGGTGGTCGGCTGGACCGACCTCCCGCACACCGGCGACGAGCTGCACCACTTCGGCTGGAACGCGTGCAGCAGCGCCCTGTGCCCGACCGCGCCGCACCCGCACGTCGAGCGGCGCTACCTCATCGTTCCCGGTCTGCGGTCGTCGCGGATCTACGTGCTGGACACCAAGGACGACCCGCGCAGTCCCGTCCTGGTGAAGGAGATCCCGGCCGAGGAGCTGGCGAGCAAGGCCGGCTACTCGCGGCCGCACACGATCCACTGCGGCCCGGACGGGATCTACGTCTCGGCACTCGGCGGCGGCTCGACCGACGGCCCGGGCGGCATCGCGGTGCTGGATCACACCACCTTCGAGGTACGCGGCCAGTGGGAGAACGACCGCGGCGACCAGTACCTCGCGTACGACTTCTGGTGGCACCTGACCCGTGACGTGCTCGTCTCGTCCGAGTGGGGCACACCGTCCATGATCGAGGACGGTCTGGTGCCGGAGCTGCTGCTCGGCCGCAAGTACGGCCACCGCCTGCACTTCTGGGACCTGGCCAAGCGGACCCTCGTGCAGACGGTCGACCTCGGTGACCAGTACCAGATGGCCCTCGAACTGCGCCCGGCCCACGACCCGCGCAAGGAGTACGGCTTCCTCGGTGTGGTCACCAGCGTCGAGGACCTGTCCGCGTCGGTCTGGGTGTGGCAGCGGGCCGGCGGCGAGTTCACGGTCACCAAGGTCATCGACGTGCCGGCCGAGCCCGCGGACGCCACCGAGCTGCCCCCGGCTCTGCAGCCGTTCGGCGCCGTGCCACCACTGATCACCGACATCGACCTCTCGGTCGACGACCGCTTCCTCTACGTGAGCTGCTGGGGTACGGGCGAGTTGAAGCAGTTCGACGTCAGCGACCCGCTGCACCCGGTCGAGACGGGCTCGATCCGCCTCGGCGGTGTTGTCGGCCGCGTCGCGCACCCGTCGTTCCCGGACGAGCGGCTGGCCGGTGGCCCGCAGATGGTCGAGGTGTCCCGTGACGGCCGCCGCGTCTACGTGACCAATTCGCTCTACGGCTCGTGGGACGACCAGTTCTACCCGGACGGCGTCGGCGCGTGGATGGCGAAGATCGACGTCGACATCGAGAACGGCGGCATGACACTGGACCCGCGGTTCTTCCCCCACGGCGACGAGTTCCGCGGCCGCCGTGTGCACCAGACACGGTTGCAGGGCGGCGACGCGTCGTCCGACTCGTACTGCTTCCCGTGACGGGTGGGCAGCTGGCGGTGCTCGCCGCGCTCGGCGCCTTCCACGGGCTGAACCCCGCGATGGGCTGGCTCTTCGCCGTGGCCCGGGGCATGCAGGAGCTCAGCCGTGCCGTGCTGCTGCGGTCGCTGCCACCGATCGCCGCCGGGCACCTCGCCTCGGTGGCGATCGTGGCCGCGGTCGTCTCGGCGACGCAGTCGGTGGTCGCCGGCAACGTCGTGGCCATCGGGGGCGGTGCGGTCCTGGTCGGCTTCGGCCTGTGGCGGCTGCTGTCGGCCCGGCACTTCCGGTGGGCCGGGATGCGCCTGTCGTCGGCCCAGCTCGCCGGCTGGTCGTTCCTGATGTCGTCCGCGCACGGCGCCGGCCTGATGCTGCTGCCGGTCCTGGCCACGACCTCGGTCACGGCCGGAGGCGGTCATGCCGCGCACCTGGCCGGGGCGGCACCGGACGGACTTGCGGGCACGCCCGCCGCGGCCCTGGACGGGCTGTTCGCGGCGGGCGTGCACACTCTGGCGATGTTCGCCGTGATGGCGACCTGTGCGCTGCTGGTCTACGAGTTCGTCGGCCTCAAGGTGCTGCGCCGGGCCTGGTTCAACATGGACAAGGTCTGGGCCGGCGTGATGGTCGCGGCGGGAGCCTTGACCATCGCGCTCACCGCCTGACCCGCACCACTCCGGCTGCTCCGCTGCCCCGGCGGACCGGTTCGGCGCTGGCGATCATGCCGCCGCCGGGCCGGAACTCGATCGCGGTGGCCGCACCCAGCTCGGGCACGTCCGCGCTGAAGGAGTGACCGAGCGCTTCCAGACCCGGGCCGTACTGCGTGTGGAACGCCGGCTCGGCCTGGATGCCGGCGGTGTTGCGCTGCGAGGCCCGCGGCGCGGCCATCGCCTCCGGCAGCGTCATACCCAGGTCGACCCGGTTGATCAGCACCTGCAGCACCGTCGTGATGATCGTGGCGCCACCGGGCGAGCCGAGCGCGAGGAACGGCTTCCCGTGCTTGAGCACGATCGTCGGCGACATGGAACTCCGGGGGCGCTTGTTCGGGCCGGGCAGGTTCGGGTCGGGCGCGGTTCCCTGCGTACCGGTGAAGTTGAAGTCGGTCATCTCGTTGTTGAGCAGGAAGCCCCGCCCCGGCACGACCATCGCGTTGCCACCGGTCTGCTCGATCGTCAGCGTGTACTCGACGACGTTGCCCCACTTGTCGGCCACGGTCAGGTTCGTCGTGCTCTGACCGTCCTCGACGGGCCCGCCGACAGCCGCCGGCGTGCACCCGGAAGCGTTGATGTCACCCGGCGGGACCGGCTTGGTCAGCGCCTTCGCGGGGTTGATCTGACACGCCCGCTGCGTCGCCCATCCGTCACTGATGAGCTTGTCCAGCGTGGACTGCGGCGTGTAGGCGCCGACGTACCGGTTGCGGTCCGCGAACGAGAGTGCGGAGGCTTCGGCGTACCGGTGAAGGGCCTGGGTCATGGAGACCTTGGAAAGGTCGGTCTTCTCGAGAATGTTGAGGGCCTCACCGACGGCGGTGCCACCGCTGGACGGCGTGGACATTCCGTAGACGTCGAGCCCGCGGTATCCGGACTTTGTCGGCGCCGGGAAACGCAGCCGGTAATTCGCCAGGTCGGAAAGCCGCAGATCACCCGGCCGAATGGGATAGGCCCACGGTGCCCCGGGCGCGCCGGCCACCGGCGGATTCTGCACGGTCCGCACAATGTCGGCGCCGACCGAACCCCGATAGAAGACGCCGGTCCCCCGCTTCGCGATCAGCCGATAGGTGTCGGCCAGATCCGGATTCCGCTGCGTCGACCCGACCACCGGCGGCGCCCCGGCCGGCAGATAAAGCTCACTCGTCGACCCGAACTGCGCAAACGCAGCAGCATTGTCAGCAATCT
Protein-coding regions in this window:
- a CDS encoding selenium-binding protein SBP56-related protein, coding for MTRWTPDPTFYPSPRDAAGAPAEQLAYVAAFDRSARQPDAIAVVDTDPASDRYGSVVGWTDLPHTGDELHHFGWNACSSALCPTAPHPHVERRYLIVPGLRSSRIYVLDTKDDPRSPVLVKEIPAEELASKAGYSRPHTIHCGPDGIYVSALGGGSTDGPGGIAVLDHTTFEVRGQWENDRGDQYLAYDFWWHLTRDVLVSSEWGTPSMIEDGLVPELLLGRKYGHRLHFWDLAKRTLVQTVDLGDQYQMALELRPAHDPRKEYGFLGVVTSVEDLSASVWVWQRAGGEFTVTKVIDVPAEPADATELPPALQPFGAVPPLITDIDLSVDDRFLYVSCWGTGELKQFDVSDPLHPVETGSIRLGGVVGRVAHPSFPDERLAGGPQMVEVSRDGRRVYVTNSLYGSWDDQFYPDGVGAWMAKIDVDIENGGMTLDPRFFPHGDEFRGRRVHQTRLQGGDASSDSYCFP
- the ggt gene encoding gamma-glutamyltransferase, whose amino-acid sequence is MRPSALAMAATLSLTTVAFVPAAASAHGSAPPLTPTASGYGGAVSTVDPTATAVGLDVLRRGGNAVDAAVAAAATLGVTEPFSAGIGGGGFFVYYDAKHKKVHTIDGRESGPATMTEDIFIDPADGLPYDFQEARVSGLSVGTPGTLATWEAAAGKWGTRSLGSLLQPAAKVADKGFAVDNTFRQQIADNAAAFAQFGSTSELYLPAGAPPVVGSTQRNPDLADTYRLIAKRGTGVFYRGSVGADIVRTVQNPPVAGAPGAPWAYPIRPGDLRLSDLANYRLRFPAPTKSGYRGLDVYGMSTPSSGGTAVGEALNILEKTDLSKVSMTQALHRYAEASALSFADRNRYVGAYTPQSTLDKLISDGWATQRACQINPAKALTKPVPPGDINASGCTPAAVGGPVEDGQSTTNLTVADKWGNVVEYTLTIEQTGGNAMVVPGRGFLLNNEMTDFNFTGTQGTAPDPNLPGPNKRPRSSMSPTIVLKHGKPFLALGSPGGATIITTVLQVLINRVDLGMTLPEAMAAPRASQRNTAGIQAEPAFHTQYGPGLEALGHSFSADVPELGAATAIEFRPGGGMIASAEPVRRGSGAAGVVRVRR
- a CDS encoding ATP-binding protein; translation: MRFPPARGEEPWTPRTGDWHHDSTPHRGLLTSGAADQLAALIARAARAPAGLVHFVEGERLRIYGGYGLAVRWEDVADTQLKDTLAGLLIETGEPLVIGNLATDPRVPPGSPIRAHGMTGAYLGYPVRDDTGTIVGICCALDTEPHEWTDNDVAAVAEAAHVSTLLITEQIARLEIDRQRRFLDAVVDSLHDGVTACDADGNIVLVNARMQKLWGGAQVPGGLDDEAAIAGLTDADGNPIRRDDIGLFRALRGERLRDEELVLQGRGRRTRYYLVDAQPILGPDGRTVGAVQAVQDVTRRRRAERFRTCELAVVTALAAARTVEAAGPRVLEAVVRTLGWTHAELWLVDEPAGVIRSAASWHSPSWQADIDVPEELPFGTGLPGRAWQAGKPLWIRDVGRPQSLISPETAASSKLHTALAIPVRNGLEPLGVLVAFADTIEDPEDELVALMSGISAQIAQFIDRRVVEDLTLQLTRSKNEYLALVGHELRTPLTSIAAYTELLRDADADTLIKDGPRLLEVIDRNSTQLRHIINELLELSALDTGHASVQLTPVNLAEVVRESVQGTRDAVADEPVTLVDDLPAELVLPGDRKRLRQVLDNLLGNAVKYSPDGGRIKVTLRTVGRTAELAVSDTGIGVSQEEREKMFTGLYRTSRARDRAIPGSGLGLTLSRAVVERHHGTIELTDHEGPGTTVLVRLPLDAR